A stretch of DNA from Staphylococcus sp. KG4-3:
TTAGTAGTAGTTCTAGTAAAGATGAGTATGATAGAGGTAATAAAATTACTAATTTGCGATCCTTTACTGAAATTTGTAGACAACACTCACCAGACAGTTATATAGGTGATGTACTAATTAGAGATTGTTTTCTTGATGGTAGAGTGTTCAATAACTATTTAGATGGCTTTCAGGGTCAAGTTGTAGTTGTACCTCTTTTTCATCGTTATTCCACAAATGAAAAAGTAATGTTTTTTAATTATGGCAACAGAACTCTAAGAGTAAATTTCAAAAATGAAAATTATTTCTTTGAAGTGAGAGATGAAATATTTGATATAGGAAAACGCGAAGCTAAAATTGCTATTGCTGGTGAATGGAAAGATGAAGGAGAATTTATAGAAACTACAGTAAGTAAAAAAAGGCAAATGGTAAATGTAACTTCAATTATAAATTCTTAACTCATATAATTCATGTGACTTATCCTTGGATAATGAACGTGTTTAGAGTGCACAAATGTATGTTGTTTTTGCAATTTTAACATTTTACACTACATCATCAAGGCAATGTAAACGTTGATATATCAATACTTATAGCAATTTTCAAACGTATACATAAACAATATAATGAACTCCCGCCGTCTCCATATAAGAAAAGCCTATGACTTAAATGGTCATAGGCTTTTTATTGTGATACAAAAAACCGTAAAAACCACCAAATTAATTTAAATGACTGATCAAATAAATTAATAAGAGCATACATAACAAAGAAGTATTTTGTATAAAGAATACTTATAATTGAAGACCTTAATGTATTTTCGAAAATAATCCGTAAAAATGTGAATATATGGTAATAAATGCTACATACATAGTTATTATATCGATGAAAGTTAGAAATAATCGAAATTTATAAAAAGTGATTAATAAAATTATTTTTTCAACTACTACATATCTGACAAGGTGTTTAGTGTTTTGTATTCAAACATAAAACTTATAATTTTATTATAAAAATAATGTTTATATATTTGTAAAAGTGGAATATTACTAAAAGGACTCCAGAATCCTATTCTCATTCACATTTCCCAATCCTTTCTATTATTTTAGGTTCCTCAACTTTTAATAATAGAGGGGGTATTTTTTTGTTCATTTATAATAACTAAGGTTCTGTTGTATTCATAAGATAATACTATGAAAGTAATGCACAAGTTAAAAGAAAATGAAGGTAAATTTAAAGTTGTTATGAATAATAATGCAAAAAGATATGTTGGTAGTAACGGCAAAGCTAAAATTATTTATGAAAAAACAAATAAATGAGAATTATTAACTTCAATCGAAAACATAGAAGGTGGAGTAGGGAAATGTATTTTAGCCACTGGCGGGTGACCTTATTGGAGGTGCTTGAGGCCGTACAGCTACTGGTGTTGGTTATGGAGCCATTACTGCTACATAGTTGGAGTAGGCGCTGGTTCTGCAATAGGAGCAGAAGCAAGCTGTTTTGATTAATAAATTAAATGTAGTAATAACTTTTGTTGTAATAAGTGTAATTTCCAACAATATTTTTGGCTTGCCGTCATTGAGTATAATTTCATCTATAATTTTACTGTTTATATTATTATTGATAAGTTATAAATAAAAAATAAGTATTTTGTGTATGTGAAAAAAATTGTGTTACCACAAATTGTAACAATTTGTGATTCAATTGTGTAACATTTATCAAAAAGGCAGGGGCTAAAAAGGCTTAATGATAATATTTTTATATCATTTGAAACTTACATATACAGTGGAAATATACTCCTGCCTTCTTCATACAGGGAGGAGCCAGGACTTAAATATCTATAGCTAAAGAATAAACATCAATTTCTCCTGAGGTTATACAGAAATTGGTGTTTTCTTTGTTATTTATGAAATTTTAGCCCCATACTAAACAGGACTGATATAAAAATCTGCCCTGTTTTTGATACAAAAAAGCTCAAAAATCTCTATAATTTAAATATCTAACCAACTAAATTAAAGAGCAATTAAACGCCTATGGATTATATTATACCAAAAAAACTGAGAACAATATAACTGTTTTATGAGATAAAGATATGATAAAAATGTACAAAATAGAAGTTAAAGGAGCTAAATTAACAAACATCTTTGGGGATTGTTATTTATAATGGTAATTAGAAATCGTTATAGCGAGACAATAAGCAAAATAAGTTGTAGAACTTATCACGTCCAAAGTAACACTATTTAATTTGAGACACTAGAAATACTAGGAAATAATAACCCGAGAGCGAACTATACTTAACTGTAAGTAATGGCAATCATTAAAGTTCCAGAAATAATTATTTTATGATTCATTGTTTAGTAATCCTTTTGAAAGACTCAGCGTAATAAATTTAATATCTGAAAAATTCACACGTTCTAGCATTGATTTACTGCTTTCCAATATGAATAGTAACTTTTTCGCTAAACCCTGCTTATCAATAAGTTTATTTGCATTGTAAATTAATTGTTCCTATTTTTAGCTAATTTTGTCATTACACTTCACATTTATGAAAGAATATTACCTCTTGTTTTAATTTAATATAGATTTTTTCAATTTTCGTTTATTACCATAGATATATTATAATTGGCATGTTGATTCAATTTCTCAAGAAACTCATTTAATTGTTTGTCACTAGGAAATCGGCATTCTAGTAGATAACAAGCATCCCCAATAATTTTATAATTATGAACGACAAATTGTTGTTCTGCATTTACAAAATCTAAAAATGAATTATGTGATATTTTGTGTGTATAAATATTAATAAACACATGTATTTTGCAATTTATAGCTTGTTGATTAATAGATATGGTATAACCCTCAATAATATTGTCCCTTTCTAATTTTAAAACGCGATTATTGGCAGCTTGACCAGTTAAATTAACTCTTTCGCCTAATTTTTTCATAGATATTTTACTATCGCTTTTTAATACTTCTAAAATTTTGAAATCAATTTCATCCATTATATTGTCCTCCTTTTTTCAAATTCCAAGTGAATTTAAAAAATATCTTTCAAATTTATATGTATTAAACCTTTTTAAGTATTTAAAATTAACGTATCACATTTATAAAGGAGATAAATTATGAAGATTAATCATTTGAGAAATGCAACATTAATCGTTGAATTTGCGAACAAAAGATTTTTAGTAGATCCCATGCTTGGAGAAAAAGGTTCATTTTCAGCGTTTCCTAACGCTCCAAGAGAAAATGAAAATAACCCCTTAGTTGATTTACCTATATCTGTAGACTTAATACTTTCTAATATTGATGCTGTTATTTTAACACATTTACATTTAGATCACTTTGATGAAGCTGCCCAACAACTTATCCCTAAAGATATGCATATATTTGTACAAAATAACGAAGATGCACAACAAATTAAACAAATAGGATTTAATAAGGTGGAAGTCTTAACTGAGAACACGCAGTTTGAAGATATACAATTAATTAAAACATCAGGTGAACACGGCAGGGGGGAAATTTTAAATTATACAGGACCTGTGTGTGGAGTTATCTTCAAACATAATAGTGAGAAAACTTTGTACGTAGCAGGAGATACAATTTGGTATAGCAAAGTTAGAACAACAATTGATAGTTGCAAACCGGATGTTATTGTTGTGAATGGAGGAGATAATCAATTTTATGAAGGTGGATCGCTTGTTATGAATAAATTTGATATTTATCAAACCGCTAAAGCAGCGCCAAATTCAAAAATTATTGTTGTTCATATGGAAGCTGTCAACCATTGGAACCTTTCACGCAATGAATTGAAAACATTTATAAAAGAAAAAAATATTGAATCTCAAGTTTTAGTACCTAATGACGGAGACACATACAATTTTAAATAAAGGAGAAATGATTATGGCATGGACAAATACGAAAGATGGTTTAGAAATATATTATGAAGTACAAGGAAAAGGATCGCCAATCGTTTTTCAATCAGGTTATATGGGTATTCATGATATTTGGCAAGAACAAGTTAAACTATTGAAAGAAAGTTATTTATGCATAACACATGACAATAGAGGTTATGGTCTTTCAAGCAAGCCTGTAGATTCCTCATTTTATACTATGGAAAAAAATGCAGAAGATCTTAAATCTGTACTCGATGCAAATAATATTACTGAACCTATATTATTAGTTGCTCACTCAATTGGTAGTCTGGCTTCATTAGCTTTTGTTACAAAATATCCGCAACTCGTCAAAGGAATTATAATGGCAGGTGGAGGTTCTTTTACAGGGGAATCAGCACTAAAAGCTGGAGGAAATGAGGAAATGTTTGCAGCTTATCAAACAACACCGAGCGAAGCACAGCAATTTTATCAACGTTTAGGTTGTTCAAGTGAAATTGCATTAGAAGCATCTAAATGGCAGCCTACTGTTTTCAAAAACCAAACACGAGCAATGTTGTATTATAGTGCAGACTCCAAATTGTTATCATTAGACGTGCCTGTCTTAGTTATTCATGGGAAAGATGATGTAGTTTCAACTAAAGAAGGCGTTTATGAAATTGTGGAAAACTTACCAAATTCAGAGTGGTTAGAAATGGAAAATGTCAATCACTTCCCACAATTAGAAGATCCTGAAAACTTAAATATTATTATTGAAAAATTTATTGAAAAATACTTTAATTAAACATTAATCTAACAATGACATAATTTTTAGTGAATATAGAAAACGTTGCAAGTGAAAATTATTCATATAATATTTATTTATGATTGTTTTCTAAAATGTTTGTTTATAAGAGCATTGGATATAAGTCTCCATTCTCAAAATAAAGGATTAATCCATTTTAATATGGGTTAGTCCTTTTTATATAATGATCTCAAGATTCTGATCATACATGCTTCTCTGAGTATTGTTCGAACTGTAGTCTCTCACTCATACTATCCCCTAGACGTCAGCACGATATAAAATCGATAGAATTCGTTTATTAATATGGAAAAAATAAGGCCCTTTCTTATTAATAAAATTACCCTCACATAAATTTAAAACGAAGCACTATATATAGGTTATAAAATGAATTAAATTACCCTACCAATGGAAAGTTCAATTTTAATTTCTCTGAATGACATCGCACGATTTATAAACGAAATTGTTGAAACAATTTTATAAAGTGAATTTAACTAATATTAACACCATCTAAATACTAGTTCATATCATCCTAAAATTAGTTTAACAGTTTCATAATCAATGTCTTTAACAATCTCTCATTGATGACCAATCTATGTTTTTCGCTAGCACAAAAATAGAAGCTAATGTTAACATATACATTTTTATGAAAAAAAGTATATGAAACTATGAAAATACGAAGTTACTTTATAATGAAAATTTTAAAGATAAAATCATGTCTTATATAAAAAAGGGAGTGACACTCTTTTAACTTAAGAGAAAATTGATTTAATGGGAATACACTCAGACAAAGAAATCAAAAATTTAACAAACTAAATGAATGAATCAAAATGAGCAGAAAAAGGGGATAAAGCGTAAAAGTAGAACTGAAATAAAGAAATATAGAAAGAAAGTTAGAGAATACTTGAAACGTGAATAT
This window harbors:
- a CDS encoding MBL fold metallo-hydrolase — translated: MKINHLRNATLIVEFANKRFLVDPMLGEKGSFSAFPNAPRENENNPLVDLPISVDLILSNIDAVILTHLHLDHFDEAAQQLIPKDMHIFVQNNEDAQQIKQIGFNKVEVLTENTQFEDIQLIKTSGEHGRGEILNYTGPVCGVIFKHNSEKTLYVAGDTIWYSKVRTTIDSCKPDVIVVNGGDNQFYEGGSLVMNKFDIYQTAKAAPNSKIIVVHMEAVNHWNLSRNELKTFIKEKNIESQVLVPNDGDTYNFK
- a CDS encoding Lrp/AsnC family transcriptional regulator, coding for MDEIDFKILEVLKSDSKISMKKLGERVNLTGQAANNRVLKLERDNIIEGYTISINQQAINCKIHVFINIYTHKISHNSFLDFVNAEQQFVVHNYKIIGDACYLLECRFPSDKQLNEFLEKLNQHANYNISMVINEN
- a CDS encoding alpha/beta fold hydrolase, with the translated sequence MAWTNTKDGLEIYYEVQGKGSPIVFQSGYMGIHDIWQEQVKLLKESYLCITHDNRGYGLSSKPVDSSFYTMEKNAEDLKSVLDANNITEPILLVAHSIGSLASLAFVTKYPQLVKGIIMAGGGSFTGESALKAGGNEEMFAAYQTTPSEAQQFYQRLGCSSEIALEASKWQPTVFKNQTRAMLYYSADSKLLSLDVPVLVIHGKDDVVSTKEGVYEIVENLPNSEWLEMENVNHFPQLEDPENLNIIIEKFIEKYFN